From one Salvelinus sp. IW2-2015 linkage group LG11, ASM291031v2, whole genome shotgun sequence genomic stretch:
- the LOC111969760 gene encoding RNA-binding protein 5 isoform X2 gives MGADKRVSRTERSGRYGGNNQGRGERRERGDQEREHVMRRWGEERRIERYDGGEHRGNRASPERDRKQRNNDRSEEGYHSDGDYPEQDYRGEPGEEKESKTIMLRGLSLHVTEGDIRAALDQLEGPQPIDVRLMKKRTGISRGFAFVEFYHLQDATRWMETNQKLLVIQGKSVAMHYSNPRHKFEDWLCSTCGLYNFRRRLKCFRCGASKAECETNSTTGVRETQQSGDYYGDTIILRNIAPLTTVEAIMTALAPYANLSTSNIRLIKDKQTGQNRGFTFVQLSSPLEASQLLTILQGLQPPLKLDGKTIGVDYAKSARKDLLLPDCNRISAFSAASTAIAAAQWSSSQPQQGVEGQLSEYSYLEEGYVPYTQDYQAYYQQAAGDLSQGNGILGAAPAATGVVISQVAQVYQPRLISHTATQALQLAQQLEAKQTGVHSAAATITAPVSTATATLSGLATDTAVPDTSTYQYDESSGYYFDPETGLYYDPNTHYYYNSQTQQYLYWDSEKQTYVPASAADQTEQTANAAAASKEAKESKERKQEKPKSKTAQQIAKDMERWAKSLNKQKENFKSSFQPVSQEERKEAAAADAGFTLFEKKAGSLEMLMSEAVQRPEEQAPTNSAKVGLVAAYSGDSDPEEGGAAEPERDSGEQGQDQLTDWKKMACLLCRRQFPNKDGLVRHQQLSDLHKQNLEVHRRSKLSEAELEELERKETEMKYRDRAAERREKYGIPEPPAPKKKKFTAQPAPVVNYEQPTKDGLNSDNIGNKMLQAMGWQEGRGLGRNQQGITAPIEAQLRAKGAGLGTKGSSYGLSASDTYKDAVRKAMFARFTEME, from the exons ATGGGAGCTGATAAGCG GGTGAGTCGCACAGAGCGTAGCGGCAGATACGGCGGCAACAATCAGGGCCGGGGTGAGAGGCGAGAGCGAGGAGACCAGGAACGAGAGCACGTCATGCGCCGCTGGGGTGAAGAGAGACGCATCGAACGCTACGATGGAGGGGAACACCGGGGGAACCGAGCCAGTCCAGAG agagacaggaagcagCGGAACAACGATAGATCTGAAGAAGGCTACCACTCTGATGGAGATTACCCGGAGCAGGACTACAGGGGGGAGccaggggaagagaaggagagtaaGACCATCATGCTCCGGGGCCTGTCCCTTCACGTCACAGAGGGAGAC ATCCGAGCTGCCCTGGACCAGCTGGAGGGACCCCAGCCAATAGATGTCCGGCTGATGAAGAAGAGGACAG GTATAAGCAGAGGTTTCGCCTTCGTGGAGTTTTATCACTTGCAAGATGCTACCCGATGGATGGAGACCAATCAG AAACTCCTGGTCATCCAAGGCAAGAGTGTGGCCATGCACTACAGCAACCCCCGGCACAAGTTTGAAGACTGGCTCTGCAGCACT TGCGGCCTGTACAATTTCCGGAGGAGGCTGAAGTGCTTCAGGTGCGGAGCATCCAAAGCTG AGTGTGAAACCAACAGCACCACTGGAGTCCGAGAGACCCAGCAGAGCGGAGACTACTACGGCGACA CCATCATCCTTAGGAACATAGCCCCTCTTACCACTGTGGAGGCCATCATGACGGCCCTGGCCCCCTACGCCAACCTGTCAACCAGCAACATCCGTCTCATCAAGGACAAACAGACGGGCCAGAACAGAGGCTTCACCTTCGTACAGCTTTCCTCCCCTCTG gaggcttctcAGCTCCTAACCATCTTACAAGGACTGCAGCCCCCTCTCAAGCTGGATGGGAAGACCATCGGTGTGGACTATGCCAAGAGTGCAAGGAA GGATCTCTTGCTCCCAGACTGTAACCGGATCAGTGCCTTCTCTGCGGCCAGCACAGCCATCGCTGCTGCCCAGTGGTCCTCCAGCCAG CCACAGCAGGGTGTTGAAGGACAGCTGTCGGAGTACAGCTATCTAGAGGAGGGCTACGTTCCCTACACACAG GACTACCAGGCCTACTACCAGCAGGCAGCAGGAGACCTCTCCCAGGGGAACGGAATACTAGGAG CGGCCCCAGCTGCTACAGGAGTGGTGATCTCACAGGTTGCACAAGTCTACCAACCCCGCCTTATCAGTCACACTGCCACACAG GCACTGCAATTGGCCCAGCAACTGGAAGCAAAACAGACCGGCGTTCACTCRGCAGCTGCAACCATTACAGCGCCGGTTTCCACAGCAACAGCGACACTCTCTGGACTGGCCACAGACACTG CTGTTCCCGACACCTCCACCTACCAGTATGACGAATCCTCGGGCTACTACTTCGACCCTGAAACTGGCCTCTACTACGACCCAAATACCCAT TACTACTATAATTCCCAAACACAGCAGTACCTGTACTGGGACAGTGAGAAGCAGACGTACGTCCCTGCCTCAGCCGCCGACCAAACTGAGCAGACGGCAAACGCAGCAGCAGCTAGCAAAGAGGCTAAGGAATCCAAGGAGAGGAAACAAGAGAAGCCCAAGAGCAAGACGGCTCAGCAG ATTGCTAAGGACATGGAGCGCTGGGCRAAGAGTCTGAACAAGCAGAAGGAGAACTTCAAGAGCAGCTTCCAGCCCGTCagccaggaggagaggaaagaggccGCGGCCGCCGACGCAGGCTTCACACTCTTCGAGAAGAAG GCTGGAAGCTTGGAAATGCTCATGTCAGAAGCAGTGCAGCGCCCAGAGGAGCAGGCCCCAACCAACTCAGCCAAG GTTGGTCTGGTGGCAGCCTACAGTGGGGACAGTGACCCAGAGGAGGGGGGTGCAGCAGAGCCGGAGCGCGATAGTGGTGAGCAGGGCCAGGATCAGCTGACCGACTGGAAGAAGATGGCCTGCCTGCTGTGTAGGAGACAGTTCCCCAATAAGGACGGCCTGGTGCGCCACCAGCAGCTTTCTGACCTTCACAAG CAAAACCTGGAGGTCCACCGCAGATCTAAGCTGAGTGAGGCTGAGCTGGAAGAgctggagaggaaagagacagag ATGAAGTACAGAGACCgggctgcagagaggagagagaaatacggCATCCCTGAACCCCCAGCACCCAAAAAGAAGAAATTCACAGCACAGCCAGCACCAGTCGT TAACTATGAACAACCCACCAAAGACGGTCTGAACAGTGACAACATTGGGAACAAGATGCTRCAGGCCATGGGATGGCAGGAAGGCAGAGGTCTGGGCCGCAACCAGCAGGGCATCACTGCACCTATTGAG GCCCAGCTGAGGGCGAAGGGAGCTGGTCTGGGAACCAAAGGCAGCAGCTACGGCCTGTCTGCCTCAGACACCTACAAAGACGCTGTCCGCAAAGCCATGTTTGCCCGCTTCACTGAAATGGAGTGA
- the LOC111969760 gene encoding RNA-binding protein 5 isoform X1 has product MGADKRVSRTERSGRYGGNNQGRGERRERGDQEREHVMRRWGEERRIERYDGGEHRGNRASPERDRKQRNNDRSEEGYHSDGDYPEQDYRGEPGEEKESKTIMLRGLSLHVTEGDIRAALDQLEGPQPIDVRLMKKRTGISRGFAFVEFYHLQDATRWMETNQKLLVIQGKSVAMHYSNPRHKFEDWLCSTCGLYNFRRRLKCFRCGASKAECETNSTTGVRETQQSGDYYGDTIILRNIAPLTTVEAIMTALAPYANLSTSNIRLIKDKQTGQNRGFTFVQLSSPLEASQLLTILQGLQPPLKLDGKTIGVDYAKSARKDLLLPDCNRISAFSAASTAIAAAQWSSSQPQQGVEGQLSEYSYLEEGYVPYTQDYQAYYQQAAGDLSQGNGILGAAPAATGVVISQVAQVYQPRLISHTATQALQLAQQLEAKQTGVHSAAATITAPVSTATATLSGLATDTAVPDTSTYQYDESSGYYFDPETGLYYDPNTHYYYNSQTQQYLYWDSEKQTYVPASAADQTEQTANAAAASKEAKESKERKQEKPKSKTAQQIAKDMERWAKSLNKQKENFKSSFQPVSQEERKEAAAADAGFTLFEKKQAGSLEMLMSEAVQRPEEQAPTNSAKVGLVAAYSGDSDPEEGGAAEPERDSGEQGQDQLTDWKKMACLLCRRQFPNKDGLVRHQQLSDLHKQNLEVHRRSKLSEAELEELERKETEMKYRDRAAERREKYGIPEPPAPKKKKFTAQPAPVVNYEQPTKDGLNSDNIGNKMLQAMGWQEGRGLGRNQQGITAPIEAQLRAKGAGLGTKGSSYGLSASDTYKDAVRKAMFARFTEME; this is encoded by the exons ATGGGAGCTGATAAGCG GGTGAGTCGCACAGAGCGTAGCGGCAGATACGGCGGCAACAATCAGGGCCGGGGTGAGAGGCGAGAGCGAGGAGACCAGGAACGAGAGCACGTCATGCGCCGCTGGGGTGAAGAGAGACGCATCGAACGCTACGATGGAGGGGAACACCGGGGGAACCGAGCCAGTCCAGAG agagacaggaagcagCGGAACAACGATAGATCTGAAGAAGGCTACCACTCTGATGGAGATTACCCGGAGCAGGACTACAGGGGGGAGccaggggaagagaaggagagtaaGACCATCATGCTCCGGGGCCTGTCCCTTCACGTCACAGAGGGAGAC ATCCGAGCTGCCCTGGACCAGCTGGAGGGACCCCAGCCAATAGATGTCCGGCTGATGAAGAAGAGGACAG GTATAAGCAGAGGTTTCGCCTTCGTGGAGTTTTATCACTTGCAAGATGCTACCCGATGGATGGAGACCAATCAG AAACTCCTGGTCATCCAAGGCAAGAGTGTGGCCATGCACTACAGCAACCCCCGGCACAAGTTTGAAGACTGGCTCTGCAGCACT TGCGGCCTGTACAATTTCCGGAGGAGGCTGAAGTGCTTCAGGTGCGGAGCATCCAAAGCTG AGTGTGAAACCAACAGCACCACTGGAGTCCGAGAGACCCAGCAGAGCGGAGACTACTACGGCGACA CCATCATCCTTAGGAACATAGCCCCTCTTACCACTGTGGAGGCCATCATGACGGCCCTGGCCCCCTACGCCAACCTGTCAACCAGCAACATCCGTCTCATCAAGGACAAACAGACGGGCCAGAACAGAGGCTTCACCTTCGTACAGCTTTCCTCCCCTCTG gaggcttctcAGCTCCTAACCATCTTACAAGGACTGCAGCCCCCTCTCAAGCTGGATGGGAAGACCATCGGTGTGGACTATGCCAAGAGTGCAAGGAA GGATCTCTTGCTCCCAGACTGTAACCGGATCAGTGCCTTCTCTGCGGCCAGCACAGCCATCGCTGCTGCCCAGTGGTCCTCCAGCCAG CCACAGCAGGGTGTTGAAGGACAGCTGTCGGAGTACAGCTATCTAGAGGAGGGCTACGTTCCCTACACACAG GACTACCAGGCCTACTACCAGCAGGCAGCAGGAGACCTCTCCCAGGGGAACGGAATACTAGGAG CGGCCCCAGCTGCTACAGGAGTGGTGATCTCACAGGTTGCACAAGTCTACCAACCCCGCCTTATCAGTCACACTGCCACACAG GCACTGCAATTGGCCCAGCAACTGGAAGCAAAACAGACCGGCGTTCACTCRGCAGCTGCAACCATTACAGCGCCGGTTTCCACAGCAACAGCGACACTCTCTGGACTGGCCACAGACACTG CTGTTCCCGACACCTCCACCTACCAGTATGACGAATCCTCGGGCTACTACTTCGACCCTGAAACTGGCCTCTACTACGACCCAAATACCCAT TACTACTATAATTCCCAAACACAGCAGTACCTGTACTGGGACAGTGAGAAGCAGACGTACGTCCCTGCCTCAGCCGCCGACCAAACTGAGCAGACGGCAAACGCAGCAGCAGCTAGCAAAGAGGCTAAGGAATCCAAGGAGAGGAAACAAGAGAAGCCCAAGAGCAAGACGGCTCAGCAG ATTGCTAAGGACATGGAGCGCTGGGCRAAGAGTCTGAACAAGCAGAAGGAGAACTTCAAGAGCAGCTTCCAGCCCGTCagccaggaggagaggaaagaggccGCGGCCGCCGACGCAGGCTTCACACTCTTCGAGAAGAAG CAGGCTGGAAGCTTGGAAATGCTCATGTCAGAAGCAGTGCAGCGCCCAGAGGAGCAGGCCCCAACCAACTCAGCCAAG GTTGGTCTGGTGGCAGCCTACAGTGGGGACAGTGACCCAGAGGAGGGGGGTGCAGCAGAGCCGGAGCGCGATAGTGGTGAGCAGGGCCAGGATCAGCTGACCGACTGGAAGAAGATGGCCTGCCTGCTGTGTAGGAGACAGTTCCCCAATAAGGACGGCCTGGTGCGCCACCAGCAGCTTTCTGACCTTCACAAG CAAAACCTGGAGGTCCACCGCAGATCTAAGCTGAGTGAGGCTGAGCTGGAAGAgctggagaggaaagagacagag ATGAAGTACAGAGACCgggctgcagagaggagagagaaatacggCATCCCTGAACCCCCAGCACCCAAAAAGAAGAAATTCACAGCACAGCCAGCACCAGTCGT TAACTATGAACAACCCACCAAAGACGGTCTGAACAGTGACAACATTGGGAACAAGATGCTRCAGGCCATGGGATGGCAGGAAGGCAGAGGTCTGGGCCGCAACCAGCAGGGCATCACTGCACCTATTGAG GCCCAGCTGAGGGCGAAGGGAGCTGGTCTGGGAACCAAAGGCAGCAGCTACGGCCTGTCTGCCTCAGACACCTACAAAGACGCTGTCCGCAAAGCCATGTTTGCCCGCTTCACTGAAATGGAGTGA
- the LOC111969760 gene encoding RNA-binding protein 5 isoform X3 has protein sequence MLSLGISRGFAFVEFYHLQDATRWMETNQKLLVIQGKSVAMHYSNPRHKFEDWLCSTCGLYNFRRRLKCFRCGASKAECETNSTTGVRETQQSGDYYGDTIILRNIAPLTTVEAIMTALAPYANLSTSNIRLIKDKQTGQNRGFTFVQLSSPLEASQLLTILQGLQPPLKLDGKTIGVDYAKSARKDLLLPDCNRISAFSAASTAIAAAQWSSSQPQQGVEGQLSEYSYLEEGYVPYTQDYQAYYQQAAGDLSQGNGILGAAPAATGVVISQVAQVYQPRLISHTATQALQLAQQLEAKQTGVHSAAATITAPVSTATATLSGLATDTAVPDTSTYQYDESSGYYFDPETGLYYDPNTHYYYNSQTQQYLYWDSEKQTYVPASAADQTEQTANAAAASKEAKESKERKQEKPKSKTAQQIAKDMERWAKSLNKQKENFKSSFQPVSQEERKEAAAADAGFTLFEKKQAGSLEMLMSEAVQRPEEQAPTNSAKVGLVAAYSGDSDPEEGGAAEPERDSGEQGQDQLTDWKKMACLLCRRQFPNKDGLVRHQQLSDLHKQNLEVHRRSKLSEAELEELERKETEMKYRDRAAERREKYGIPEPPAPKKKKFTAQPAPVVNYEQPTKDGLNSDNIGNKMLQAMGWQEGRGLGRNQQGITAPIEAQLRAKGAGLGTKGSSYGLSASDTYKDAVRKAMFARFTEME, from the exons ATGCTGTCTCTAGGTATAAGCAGAGGTTTCGCCTTCGTGGAGTTTTATCACTTGCAAGATGCTACCCGATGGATGGAGACCAATCAG AAACTCCTGGTCATCCAAGGCAAGAGTGTGGCCATGCACTACAGCAACCCCCGGCACAAGTTTGAAGACTGGCTCTGCAGCACT TGCGGCCTGTACAATTTCCGGAGGAGGCTGAAGTGCTTCAGGTGCGGAGCATCCAAAGCTG AGTGTGAAACCAACAGCACCACTGGAGTCCGAGAGACCCAGCAGAGCGGAGACTACTACGGCGACA CCATCATCCTTAGGAACATAGCCCCTCTTACCACTGTGGAGGCCATCATGACGGCCCTGGCCCCCTACGCCAACCTGTCAACCAGCAACATCCGTCTCATCAAGGACAAACAGACGGGCCAGAACAGAGGCTTCACCTTCGTACAGCTTTCCTCCCCTCTG gaggcttctcAGCTCCTAACCATCTTACAAGGACTGCAGCCCCCTCTCAAGCTGGATGGGAAGACCATCGGTGTGGACTATGCCAAGAGTGCAAGGAA GGATCTCTTGCTCCCAGACTGTAACCGGATCAGTGCCTTCTCTGCGGCCAGCACAGCCATCGCTGCTGCCCAGTGGTCCTCCAGCCAG CCACAGCAGGGTGTTGAAGGACAGCTGTCGGAGTACAGCTATCTAGAGGAGGGCTACGTTCCCTACACACAG GACTACCAGGCCTACTACCAGCAGGCAGCAGGAGACCTCTCCCAGGGGAACGGAATACTAGGAG CGGCCCCAGCTGCTACAGGAGTGGTGATCTCACAGGTTGCACAAGTCTACCAACCCCGCCTTATCAGTCACACTGCCACACAG GCACTGCAATTGGCCCAGCAACTGGAAGCAAAACAGACCGGCGTTCACTCRGCAGCTGCAACCATTACAGCGCCGGTTTCCACAGCAACAGCGACACTCTCTGGACTGGCCACAGACACTG CTGTTCCCGACACCTCCACCTACCAGTATGACGAATCCTCGGGCTACTACTTCGACCCTGAAACTGGCCTCTACTACGACCCAAATACCCAT TACTACTATAATTCCCAAACACAGCAGTACCTGTACTGGGACAGTGAGAAGCAGACGTACGTCCCTGCCTCAGCCGCCGACCAAACTGAGCAGACGGCAAACGCAGCAGCAGCTAGCAAAGAGGCTAAGGAATCCAAGGAGAGGAAACAAGAGAAGCCCAAGAGCAAGACGGCTCAGCAG ATTGCTAAGGACATGGAGCGCTGGGCRAAGAGTCTGAACAAGCAGAAGGAGAACTTCAAGAGCAGCTTCCAGCCCGTCagccaggaggagaggaaagaggccGCGGCCGCCGACGCAGGCTTCACACTCTTCGAGAAGAAG CAGGCTGGAAGCTTGGAAATGCTCATGTCAGAAGCAGTGCAGCGCCCAGAGGAGCAGGCCCCAACCAACTCAGCCAAG GTTGGTCTGGTGGCAGCCTACAGTGGGGACAGTGACCCAGAGGAGGGGGGTGCAGCAGAGCCGGAGCGCGATAGTGGTGAGCAGGGCCAGGATCAGCTGACCGACTGGAAGAAGATGGCCTGCCTGCTGTGTAGGAGACAGTTCCCCAATAAGGACGGCCTGGTGCGCCACCAGCAGCTTTCTGACCTTCACAAG CAAAACCTGGAGGTCCACCGCAGATCTAAGCTGAGTGAGGCTGAGCTGGAAGAgctggagaggaaagagacagag ATGAAGTACAGAGACCgggctgcagagaggagagagaaatacggCATCCCTGAACCCCCAGCACCCAAAAAGAAGAAATTCACAGCACAGCCAGCACCAGTCGT TAACTATGAACAACCCACCAAAGACGGTCTGAACAGTGACAACATTGGGAACAAGATGCTRCAGGCCATGGGATGGCAGGAAGGCAGAGGTCTGGGCCGCAACCAGCAGGGCATCACTGCACCTATTGAG GCCCAGCTGAGGGCGAAGGGAGCTGGTCTGGGAACCAAAGGCAGCAGCTACGGCCTGTCTGCCTCAGACACCTACAAAGACGCTGTCCGCAAAGCCATGTTTGCCCGCTTCACTGAAATGGAGTGA